A region of the Sinorhizobium arboris LMG 14919 genome:
GTCCCGCGGATCACGGTGCAGAAGATGCGGGCCGGAGCCTTGAAGAACCAGGGGCCGGTCACCTGGGCGAGGCCGAGCGGCACGGCCAGGAGGAAGCCGAGAATCGCCGTGCTGAAGAGCATCGCCAGGCTCACGAGAATGCCGGAGCCGAGCCGCGGCAGGTAGCGCGGCAGCCAGTCCCAGCGCATGAAAATCGCGACCGCTACCACGAGCGCCGCGAAAAGAAGCATCAGCAGGATGCGGTGGGGCTTGAGAAAGCTCTCCTTTCTCGGGAGGTCTTCCGGCGTATATGCGAGCGCATGCGTTGTTTCGTCGGTCATCGTTGTTCCGCGAAGCCGCGCCGCGCATGGCGCTCGAGCATGCCGATGAAGAGGTTGGAAACGAGCGTCAGCGCCAGATAGAGCGCCCCGGCGGCGCAGAAGAAGAGGAAATAGGCCTTGGTGGCGCCGGCCGCCTGCCGCGTGACGAGCGTCAGTTCGCTGAAACCGACGACAGCGAGTAAAGCCGTGTCCTTGGTGGCGATCAGCCACAGATTGGCGAGGCCGGGGATGGCGTAGGGCAGCATCGCCGGAAGCGTGATGCGTCTCAGCACCAGGAGTGGCGACATGCCGTAGGCGCGGGCCGCCTCGATCTGGCCGGCGGGAACCGCCTTGATCGCACCGCGCAGCACCTCCGTCGAATAGGCGCCCTGGACCACCCCGATCACGAAGATACCGGCCATGAGCCCGCTGATATCGACGGCTCCGATCCCGATGGCGCCGAGGAACTGGTTCAGAAGATCGGTGCCGGCATAATAGAGGAGCAGAATGAGCACGAGCTCGGGCACCGCGCGAACCACAGTCGTGTAGCACTCCAGGAGATCGCGCAGCACCGGTCCGCCATAGAGCTTTCCGAAGGCCCCGCCGATACCGAGGGCGAGCCCGAGCGCATAGCCGCCGACGGCAATCTCGATCGAGCTGAGGAAGCCCTGCAGCAGGACGCCGCCCCAGCCGGGCGCCGAGACCCAAAGCAGGCTCCAGTTGATGAAGGAATCCCCGACCAAGGCAGCCTCTTAAACAAGAGCGGAACATGGACCGCATGTGCCGGCCACATTTCGCTCGAACACGAATTCAGGGCCGGCGGCCGCCCGGACCGCCGGCCGGTCGCGGTTATCCGCCGTAGATGTCGAAGTCGAAATATTTCTTCGAGAAGGCGTCGTAGGTGCCGTTCTCGCGGATCGCCTTGATTGCCGCGTTGACCTTGTCCTTCAGCTCCGTCTCGCCCTTGCGCAATCCTACGCCGACCCCGGGACCGATGACGTCGACGTCTTCTGCAACCTCGCCCTTGTAATCGCAGCACTGCTCGCCCTGGTCGCTCTTCAGGAAGGCATCGAGGGCGATCGCGTCAGCCTGGACGGCATCGACGCGGCCGGCGGCGAGATCCTGGTTTGCCTCGTCCTGCGTCTGATATTCCTTTACTTCGACGCCGGCCGGCGCGAAGTGCTTCATGGCATAGGCCTGGTGCACGGTCGCAACCTGCACGCCCAGCGTCTTGCCGGCGAGGCCCTCCGGCGTCGGCTTGATGTCCTCGCCCTTCGTGCCGATGATGCCGGTTGGCGTATTGTAGTATTTGTCGGAGAAATCGATGGTCTTCAGCCGTTCCGCAGTGATCGACATCGAGCCGATGATCATGTCGATTTTCTTCGAGGTCAGTGCCGGAATGATGCCGTCCCAGGCAACCGGCGTGACCACGCAATCGAGCTTGGCTTCGGCGCACATGGCCTTCATGAATTCGATTTCCCAGCCTTCCCAGTTTCCGCTGGCGTCAGGCGAGGTGAAGGGCGGATAAGGTTCCGCCGCGATGCCGACCTTGACCTGTTCGGCCGAGGCGGCAGCCGCACCCGTGATCACAAGAGCGGCGCCGAGCGCCATGCGTTTCAATGTCTTCTTCATGCCGTTCCCTTTTTTGGTTGTTGAGCATTGCGGAATTCAGTGAATGGAGCTGATGAACTTCTTGAGCCTTTCGGATTTCGGGGCACCGAAGATCGCCTCCGGCGGCCCCTGTTCCTCGATCACGCCGTTGTGCAGGAAAACGATGTGGCTCGCGACGTCGCGCGCGAACTTCATCTCGTGGGTGACGAGCACCATCGTCCGCTTTTCCCGCGCGAGATCGCCGATCACGGACAGCACTTCTCCGACGAGTTCCGGATCGAGCGCAGAGGTCGGTTCGTCGAAAAGCATGACGAGCGGCTGGATTGCAAGGGCCCGGGCGATCGCGGCGCGTTGCTGCTGGCCGCCGGAAAGGAAGGCGGGATAGGCGTCCCGCTTCTCGTAAAGACCGACCCTGCGGAGCAGCGCCTCGGCCGTGTCCACCGCTTCGGCCTTCGCCTTGCCGAGCACATGAACCGGTGCCTCGATGACGTTTTCGAGGATGGTCATGTGCTG
Encoded here:
- a CDS encoding transporter substrate-binding domain-containing protein codes for the protein MKKTLKRMALGAALVITGAAAASAEQVKVGIAAEPYPPFTSPDASGNWEGWEIEFMKAMCAEAKLDCVVTPVAWDGIIPALTSKKIDMIIGSMSITAERLKTIDFSDKYYNTPTGIIGTKGEDIKPTPEGLAGKTLGVQVATVHQAYAMKHFAPAGVEVKEYQTQDEANQDLAAGRVDAVQADAIALDAFLKSDQGEQCCDYKGEVAEDVDVIGPGVGVGLRKGETELKDKVNAAIKAIRENGTYDAFSKKYFDFDIYGG
- a CDS encoding ABC transporter ATP-binding protein translates to MTDARQAISVTELHKRFGPLEVLKGVSLNARQGDVIAIIGGSGSGKSTLLRCINMLELPSAGRISVHGEEIRMKSDGHGGLMPADRKQVQRIRTQLGMVFQSFNLWQHMTILENVIEAPVHVLGKAKAEAVDTAEALLRRVGLYEKRDAYPAFLSGGQQQRAAIARALAIQPLVMLFDEPTSALDPELVGEVLSVIGDLAREKRTMVLVTHEMKFARDVASHIVFLHNGVIEEQGPPEAIFGAPKSERLKKFISSIH
- a CDS encoding ABC transporter permease; the encoded protein is MVGDSFINWSLLWVSAPGWGGVLLQGFLSSIEIAVGGYALGLALGIGGAFGKLYGGPVLRDLLECYTTVVRAVPELVLILLLYYAGTDLLNQFLGAIGIGAVDISGLMAGIFVIGVVQGAYSTEVLRGAIKAVPAGQIEAARAYGMSPLLVLRRITLPAMLPYAIPGLANLWLIATKDTALLAVVGFSELTLVTRQAAGATKAYFLFFCAAGALYLALTLVSNLFIGMLERHARRGFAEQR